One segment of Armigeres subalbatus isolate Guangzhou_Male unplaced genomic scaffold, GZ_Asu_2 Contig152, whole genome shotgun sequence DNA contains the following:
- the LOC134202909 gene encoding transmembrane protein 234 homolog, with translation MTVAEPINQPKIDSLPLSVDPVSLLMIVVVALFWGATNPFIRRGSLGYNNLKSATKWGQLWLEVKFLVSRWQYLLPLALNQLGSVVYVFALQRAELSLVVPMANSLTFVFTAITARLLGEQGASWKTYTGMMLVIAGTGICSLEKIL, from the exons ATGACCGTAGCCGAACCCATAAACCAACCCAAGATCGATAGTCTACCGCTGAGCGTGGACCCTGTCTCGCTGTTGATGATCGTTGTGGTTGCACTGTTTTGGGGCGCCACCAATCCATTCATCCGGCGGGGCAGTCTTGGCTACAACAATCTGAAATCCGCGACCAAATGGGGCCAGCTGTGGCTGGAGGTGAAGTTTCTTGTTTCACGGTGGCAGTATCTATTGCCCCTGGCGTTGAATCAACTGGGCAGTGTGGTTTACGTATTCGCGCTGCAGCGTGCCGAACTGTCGCTGGTTGTTCCGATGGCAAACTCGTTGACGTTCGTATTTACGGCTATTACGGCGCGGTTGCTTGGAGAGCAGGGCGCCAGTTGGA agaCCTACACTGGCATGATGCTGGTAATAGCTGGCACAGGAATCTGTAGCTTAGAGAAAATATTGTAA